From the Choloepus didactylus isolate mChoDid1 chromosome 22, mChoDid1.pri, whole genome shotgun sequence genome, one window contains:
- the LOC119519012 gene encoding uncharacterized protein LOC119519012 isoform X2, whose amino-acid sequence MSQAMFGPPRQAFTGRGSALPFPSPHCLQDPRTHRATRETEEPLLGGGRCTFAGVAAGRHRCFLPHVVFCFFTVPRTAASQPRALTAGVWRLQVGGKRPPLTSFVGAPSGFYLTGRLFLPLRMCPDGGSGSRGPPRPGQAPTPEAAGSGLPSQGHGPHPGRPPHVPHCPTACPGPASPASVTNGQRAKHSLSACCMQHCEVNMGGLTTTWGSTWLQCWVLVWPGPGACGRGIPFSPSLQDPGIPQETRHPPPVTQDERSTPCGLESSRPPGASVVRFCEMGWGPCEPFQP is encoded by the exons ATGTCTCAGGCCATGTTCGGCCCTCCGCGACAGGCCTTTACTGGACGCGGCTCTGCCCTGCCATTTCCCAGTCCCCACTGTCTCCAAGACCCACGGACCCACCGTGCCACCCGCGAGACTGAAGAGCCGCTTTTGGGAGGAGGGAGGTGCACATTTGCAGGGG TTGCTGCAGGCAGGCACAGGTGCTTCCTACCCCACGTCGTGTTCTGTTTCTTCACCGTCCCCCGAACAGCCGCCAGTCAGCCGCGGGCACTGACAGCAGGCGTGTGGCGTCTTCAGGTGGGAGGGAAAAGGCCTCCCCTCACTTCCTTTGTTGGGGCTCCCTCTGGCTTTTATCTGACTGGCCGGCTCTTCCTGCCACTGCGAATGTGCCCTGACGGTGGCTCAGGAAGCCGGGGCCCCCCGAGACCAGGCCAGGCCCCCACCCCGGAGGCTGCAGGCAGTGGGCTCCCCTCCCAGGGCCACGGGCCCCACCCAGGCCGGCCACCCCACGTACCCCATTGCCCTACTGCCTGCCCTGGCCCAGCATCCCCAGCATCGGTCACCAACGGGCAGAGAGCCAAACATTCATTGAGCGCTTGCTGCATGCAGCACTGTGAGGTCAACATGGGAGGCCTGACGACGACCTGGGGGTCAACGTGGCTGCAGTGCTGGGTTCTGGTGTGGCCAGGGCCAGGGGCCTGTGGGAGGGGGATCCCCTTCAGCCCCTCCCTCCAGGACCCTGGTATCCCACAGGAAACACGGCACCCCCCTCCAGTAACCCAAGACGAGCGAAGCACGCCCTGTGGCCTGGAGAGCTCACGGCCCCCAGGAGCCTCAGTTGTCCgcttctgtgaaatggggtggGGGCCCTGCGAGCCCTTCCAGCCCTGA